A portion of the Streptomyces sp. NBC_01335 genome contains these proteins:
- a CDS encoding TIGR00730 family Rossman fold protein produces MNICVFLSAADLDDRYTRPAREFAELLGRGGHTLVWGGSESGLMKVVADGVQETGGRLVGVSVDFLADKARTNADEMVIARDLAERKALLLEKADAVVIMVGGTGTLDEATEILELKKHGKHTKPVVLLNADGFYDGLRQQFLRMEEEGFLPVPLTDLVFFAEDGVGALAYLEESAGQL; encoded by the coding sequence ATGAACATCTGTGTCTTTCTCTCCGCCGCCGACCTCGACGACCGCTACACCCGCCCCGCCCGGGAATTCGCCGAGCTGCTCGGACGCGGCGGACACACCCTCGTCTGGGGCGGCTCGGAGAGCGGGCTGATGAAGGTGGTCGCCGACGGCGTGCAGGAGACCGGCGGCCGGCTGGTCGGCGTCTCCGTGGACTTCCTCGCGGACAAGGCCCGGACGAACGCGGACGAGATGGTCATCGCCCGCGACCTCGCCGAGCGCAAGGCGCTGCTGCTGGAGAAGGCCGACGCAGTCGTGATCATGGTCGGTGGCACGGGGACGCTCGACGAGGCCACCGAGATCCTGGAGCTCAAGAAGCACGGCAAGCACACCAAGCCGGTGGTCCTGCTCAACGCGGACGGCTTCTACGACGGCCTGCGGCAGCAGTTCCTGCGGATGGAGGAGGAGGGCTTCCTGCCCGTCCCCCTCACCGATCTCGTCTTCTTCGCCGAGGACGGCGTCGGCGCGCTGGCCTACCTGGAGGAGTCCGCGGGGCAGCTCTGA
- a CDS encoding SDR family oxidoreductase — MPTHLITGAGSGIGAAVARRLRDRGDDLVLLARDAGRAKELAALHPGARTLVGDLGNPDRLSWAFGQQPMPESLDSLLHIAGVVELGNIGDLTPKAWHFQLNANLVAPAELTRLMLPQLRVSRGHVVFVNSGAGLSASAQWGAYAASKHGLKALADSLRHEEHGNGVRVTSVYPGRTASPMQAKVHQQEGKEYDAGQWIDPESVATTILMAIDLPRDAEVNDLTVRPGR, encoded by the coding sequence ATGCCTACCCACCTCATCACCGGCGCCGGTTCCGGCATCGGAGCAGCCGTCGCCCGCCGCCTGCGCGACCGCGGCGACGACCTCGTCCTGCTGGCCCGCGACGCAGGCCGCGCCAAGGAACTGGCCGCCCTCCACCCCGGGGCCCGTACGCTCGTCGGCGACCTCGGCAACCCGGACCGGCTCTCCTGGGCGTTCGGCCAGCAGCCGATGCCCGAGAGCCTGGACTCGCTGCTGCACATCGCCGGCGTGGTCGAGCTGGGGAACATCGGCGACCTCACCCCGAAGGCCTGGCACTTCCAGCTCAACGCCAACCTCGTCGCCCCCGCCGAGCTGACCCGGCTGATGCTGCCGCAGCTGCGCGTCTCCCGCGGCCACGTCGTCTTCGTCAACTCCGGCGCCGGACTCTCCGCGTCCGCCCAGTGGGGCGCCTACGCCGCCAGCAAGCACGGCCTCAAGGCGCTCGCCGACTCGCTCCGCCACGAGGAGCACGGCAACGGCGTCCGCGTCACCTCCGTCTACCCCGGCCGCACCGCCAGCCCGATGCAGGCCAAGGTCCACCAGCAGGAGGGCAAGGAGTACGACGCCGGGCAGTGGATCGACCCCGAGTCGGTGGCCACCACGATCCTCATGGCGATCGACCTCCCGCGCGACGCCGAGGTCAACGACCTGACGGTCCGCCCCGGGCGCTGA
- a CDS encoding alpha/beta fold hydrolase: MDRILSLDGTPIAYRRQGEGAPVVLVGGALSTAATEGPLAALLARRFTVVTYDRRGRGGSGAGPGGPYAVAREIEDLAGVVGVADGPVAVFGMSSGGALALEAQAAGVPMEVLAVFEPPYTPGEEGLRYKARCTAELRGRLASGDRGGAVELFLARTGVAPETVARMRRAPLWSGLEELAHTLEYDDTLLGDGAPPLERFGAVTARTLVVSGGFSAAPVRETALALAGAVPGARHRTLSGQTRELAPQVLAPVLAAFFARRGLVPQA; encoded by the coding sequence ATGGACAGGATTCTCTCGCTGGACGGCACCCCGATCGCCTACCGCAGGCAGGGCGAAGGCGCGCCGGTGGTGCTGGTCGGGGGCGCGCTGAGCACCGCCGCGACCGAGGGCCCGCTGGCCGCGCTGCTCGCGCGCCGCTTCACCGTCGTGACGTACGACCGCCGGGGCCGGGGCGGCAGCGGGGCGGGCCCGGGCGGTCCGTACGCGGTGGCCCGGGAGATCGAGGATCTCGCGGGCGTCGTCGGGGTCGCGGACGGGCCGGTCGCGGTGTTCGGCATGTCCTCGGGCGGGGCGCTGGCGCTGGAGGCGCAGGCGGCGGGCGTGCCCATGGAGGTGCTGGCGGTCTTCGAGCCGCCCTACACCCCTGGCGAGGAGGGCCTGCGCTACAAGGCGCGGTGCACGGCGGAGCTGCGGGGGCGGCTGGCGTCCGGCGACCGGGGCGGGGCGGTGGAGCTGTTCCTGGCGCGGACGGGCGTGGCGCCGGAGACGGTGGCGCGGATGCGGCGGGCACCGCTGTGGTCCGGGCTGGAGGAGCTGGCGCACACGCTGGAGTACGACGACACCCTGCTCGGTGACGGGGCTCCCCCGCTGGAGCGGTTCGGGGCGGTCACCGCCCGCACCCTGGTCGTCAGCGGCGGGTTCAGCGCGGCCCCGGTGCGGGAGACGGCGCTGGCACTGGCCGGGGCGGTCCCCGGCGCCCGGCACCGGACGTTGAGCGGCCAGACCAGGGAGCTCGCCCCGCAGGTGCTCGCCCCGGTCCTGGCGGCCTTCTTCGCCCGCCGGGGCCTGGTCCCCCAGGCGTGA
- a CDS encoding DUF427 domain-containing protein: MTSAKGHLITVEPGTDHVRVVREGQVLAESRRPLVLRETGCPVRYYLPPEDVRTELLTASGTRTHCPFKGDASYWSVPGADDLVWGYLDPKPEVAAIKDHFCFYETETVAD; this comes from the coding sequence ATGACTTCCGCCAAGGGACACCTCATCACCGTCGAGCCCGGCACCGACCACGTACGCGTCGTCCGCGAGGGCCAGGTGCTGGCCGAAAGCCGACGGCCGCTCGTGCTGCGCGAGACCGGCTGCCCGGTCCGCTACTACCTGCCGCCCGAGGACGTCCGTACCGAGTTGCTGACGGCCTCCGGCACCCGGACGCACTGTCCGTTCAAGGGAGATGCCTCCTACTGGTCGGTGCCCGGAGCGGACGATCTCGTCTGGGGCTACCTCGATCCGAAGCCCGAAGTGGCGGCGATCAAGGACCACTTCTGCTTCTACGAGACCGAAACCGTCGCCGACTGA